The stretch of DNA ATAGGATGTCTGATGCTGCTGGGTGCTGTGCAGACCAAAATGGCCAGGGAGTCCGGCAGTGCTGGTGGGTTGGGGGATGTGGATGGGGGGGTTTTGAGTCCAAACAGACCAGGGGAATTCTCCTTGAGGAAACATCCTAGCAAAGATCTGAAGGAGATCAGGCAGCAGGCCGTGCGGATATGTAGGGAGGAATAAGAACAAACCCCGAAGAGGGTCCCATCTAGCTCTTGtgggttttttattgttgttgttcgtttattgagattttatttttcagagagagagagagagagtgtgcacaagcagggagagcagcaggcagcaagagagagggagcagcaggcctcctgctgagcagggagcccgatgtgggactggatcccaggaccctgggatcatgacctgagctgaaggcagaggcttaactgagtgagccccCAGGTGAGCCCTGTCTAGGTGtttgagagaaggcagaggagaggatggctggaggggagagaaggaaggtaaGCCTGGGCAGGAATGTGTGAGCCTGGGCGTTCCTGTCAGCACGTTGAAAAGGAAACTTTATCACTACAGAACTTACAGTTTATCTTGTACCTACTGAAGTAGAAACCTTCCGTCTGGGTGGTTTGTACCCCGACACTGTGGGTGGGTGAGCTGGTCCTGTTACCACAATCCTGCCATGTGCTCCCCCATCTCCCCAAATCCGTCCTCTTTCGCTCCCCCAGGTTGCCATATCTTGCTCTGTTCTAGAACCCTCTTTACCCCTGCCTAAATCCTCACTGACCCCAAGCCTGTGCTCCCCTCACAGCAGACCCAGGTCCCActgcagaaggcagacacttggaCCCCTTCCCTGACCTCACCTTCTTCTGTAAGGCGCAGTGAAAGACAAAGATGAAGACCCCCTGGAAGGCGTTGAAAGTGGTAAAGAGATAGGCCATGACCACTGACTCCTTATTGATGAAGAGCAGGCCGAACGCCCAGGTGAGGCCCAGCAGGAAGAGCAGCGCGATGGCCCCCAGGGCCCAGgatctggggggggggcggggagggggacagggatgTCAAATTCCTTGCTAGTGGAGAAACCTCCTCCTGCTGTCAtgtgtcctccttcaggtgggtcTGGATGCTATATGCAAAGACCCATCTGGGGTGAGTGGGccttttggtgggggggtgggggagggaattgGCTACATAGTGGTATTTTCACCCAGCCAGGGCCTGAGCTTGGGGTTTGGGGTTTTGCAAAGAACAGTCATTTGCCTTCAGCTTTAGGCCGTATTTCTGGAATACGGGGGGCAGAATGCTGCCCAGTTCTCTTTAAGTGGCTCGGAATTGGACTTACTTTTCAACTTGGCCTCACCCTAAGAAGTATGTCCCCAAAAGCACAGATTGGATATGTTAATATCATGTTTTCTAAAACTTGTTAAGTAGATACAcaacaagcaaaataaaacacCACGTTTGTCCTTAAAGTCATATCCTGTGACACTGGAGGCGAGCACACCGCATTTGAGGAAGCCCTGGGAGACCAAGCCTGGTAGGGGCTATCAGGGGCAGGGGTGTAGGGAAGGGGCGCTCACTTAATGTTGTCCAGGCGACTGGAATCGGGCTTGAGCACAGACGAGCTCCGGACCATCTTGTGCAGGGTCACCATGAGGAACACCAGGTTcacctgggggtggggcaggagcgGGGCTAGGCTGGGGGGGTCCCTTGGGGTCCTCCACCTCCCAGTGTGAACTCCTGCCCCAGTCTCAGCCTCAACGCCCCCTTCTTCTGGGCCTCCTCTGCTGATGTACCTGACCTCAGGTGCCTGCGGACTGGTAACAACTGTCTGTTAATGTGGCTCCTGGTGGtgggaggacagggctcacagCCCGACACAGGCAGGGGCTCAAATCACAGTTCCTGGATGAACGGGCTTTGGTATCGGAGCTTTACAGACCCACTCTGTTCTTGTCCTCTTAGTTGGCTGCTCAGTTTCGACGGTTTTCAAACCAGCCCTCTCAGGGCTTGGgtagagtgggggtggggctcaaGGGTCAAGGCTACCTTGTGTGAAGGAGGGAGACCTAGTACTGTGGGTACCACCTTCCCACTTACCACAATAACAAAAGAGACAGGTCCAATGAAGCTCCAGATGAAGTAATTGTCCACTCGGAGCCAGCAGCTGTAAAGGAAGGGGGACTGGGGTAGACAGAGGCGGGAAAGCCCTTCCCTCCCATCTTAGCCCCCAGGTGCTCTGCAGACCGTGGCCTTAGATCTCACAAGCAGGAAGGCCGCTGCCCTGAAGGTCCTGGCCCAGGGgattctgctgagcagggagccaggcaggAGAGACCCCGGGGGATGATTGGTGGTCGGGGGACGGGACACTCACGCCTTCTCGGTGCCATAGCTGCGGTAGTCGATGGCCGCCGCGATGCCTACTACCAGGGCCGGGAAGCAGTAGCCACCCAGGTAGTAGTACTTGGTGCGGGAGTACTCGCTCTCGAACACTTCCACCAGCAGCAGGTAGAGGTGCACGCCCTCCAGGCACAGCCAGGAGAAGGCGGCCAGGAAGAAGTAGTGCAGCAAGCCGGCGAAGATGGGGCATGCGATCTAGGGGCGGCAGGGAGGGGCACCACAGGTGACGGGCTACCCGGGCCAgcactgcctctcctcccccctgcctctgcccctaaaCCCTGGCCCACCTCATACTGAGTCTTGTCTATCCCGACCAGGAAGAGCAGCTCAGCCAGAAAGAGGTTGATGCACAGGTTCTTGTGGATGGTGTTGCGGTCGGTCTGCAGCCCCCGCAAGAAGCAGAAGGTAGAGATACAGATAGCCAGGCAGACGAGGGAGATCACGATGCCCACCCAGGTGATGACCGACAGCAGCAGCTCGTTGATGCGGCCTTGGTACTGGGGATAGGAGCAGGGGGCTTGCTCAGCACCTCTGGCCTTGCACTGGCCAGGCTCACCCTGGGCTCAGCCAGGTGCTGGTGGTGCACAAGGTTATAGGCCGTGAGTACCACCAGCGCTGCCCATCTGGCCTTCTGCCCCCTGGCCAACTTGCTGGCCCCCACCCTTCTGTAGGTGGCACGCTCACTTCCTCATGCTCTGGGAGGCTTGTGGAGAGATGACAAAGATGACACCAACTTGCTTCTCCAGAGTGCCTTGGGAGAAGGTGGGACCATGACCAGAAGAACCAGACATGTGGCCTCCTGCCCCGGGCAAGACTGGTGCCACCCCCCAATGCCCACGAAGCTCGTCTTCCCTGGCACTGCCCATGCAGCGCTCTCTAGGATGCCATGCAAAGCCAGGCCAGCAAGTGGGCCTGCCCAGAGGAGTGGAGCGCCGGCCAGCTTACGATCTCGCGGTGAGCCATTAGCACGGCAAAGTTGGTGAGGTGGCTGCAGGCACACGTGGTATGGGTCTTGTTGGACTCCACCAGGCGGCAGCCCTGGGTTGACCAGTAGCCCAGCATGGAACGCTCCGAGTAGTTCCAGAAGGAGCAGTTAGCATTGAAGTGGTTCTTGGCCTGTTGTGTGGTGGTGGCCGGGCAGTCAGATCCAGGGAGTCCCGTTCCAGCCCCCAAACCCAGCTATGGGGATGGTGACAAGCATGAGAAAAGCGCCTGGGGCTCCAGGTGGCAGTGTGGGATCTCTGGGGGCAAATGGCCCAAGCTGTTGAGGTGGGGGTTGGACTGGTGCCCCAGGGAGGGGTTGTAACTTGCTCTTGGGGTGGGTGAACGCACAGTAGGGAGAATGTACAGCCTGGGGACACGGAAGATGGTGGGACCCCCAGGGGGGGTGGGGACGCCTCAGCTCACCTCCAGGTGGGCCACGGTGAAGATGACAGGGTCCATGAGAAAGACACGACTGGACTCCTTGTTGATGGACGCTGCAATGACCTGCGAGTTCACCACGAGGGAGGCGCCGCCGGGGCCACCTGTACCTGCTTCCCCCGCCAGCTTCACTGTGGCATTCTCGGTGGACAAGAAGAGGCCCAGGTTGTTGTAGAGGATGAAGACCACTTTGACCACACCTGGAGAGGAGAGGCACAGCAGGGTGTGCTATCGGTCCTGAGCCAGCATACCGGCCACGGGGACCTCTAAAGCCAGGCTGTGGCCCAGGCAACAGGGGCTTCGGGAGCCCTTCTGTGTACCATTGCTCAGTTGTAGGCaattccaaacagcaaggcaGTATGCCAGGACATAGGGACTGcatccccagcccccacctcacttgctgtgtgaccgCGAGCAAATCcccaacttctctgagccttagtctCAAATGGGACAGACCTCCCTGAGCTATGAGAACTGACTGCCATTACATAGGAGTGAGCCCTGCAAACTACAAAGTGTCCTATGCTCTGGGGCTTTGGAGGGACCCCACAAATGCCCTGAAATGTTATGCTTGCTTGAATGGAGAACAACTCTGTGAGTCGTTATGAGCCCCACCCTTTCCTTGGATTCTTCAACCCAGTACGATTTAAGAACTGAtgttcttgggacgcctgggtggctcagttggttggacgactgccttcggctcagggcgtgatcctggagtcccgggatcgagtcccgcatcaggctcccagctccatggggagtctgcttcgttctctgaccttctcctcgctcgtgctctctctcactgtctctctctctcaaataaataaataaaatctttaaaaaaaaaaaaaaaaaaaagaactgatgttCTTCATAAAGGAAGTGGGGATGCCAGTCCAGGGCTTGGGCACTGACCATTGCGGCTGTTCTGCTTGATGGTGTTGGCGGACAGCTGGATGGAGTTCTCGCTTGGGTATTCCTGAGGGAACACCAGCTCCTGCACTTGGCCCTCCGTGTTTAGGACTGTCACTTCCAGGACTGTAGGGACAGGGCATGGCAGGGCAGGTGGGTTAGGGTCCGTCTCCAGTCCAAGGACCCAGCTGTAGCAAGAGGCCCGAGGCTAGAGCGTCCCTAGCTGGCAGGCCCCATGGTTGAAGATTTGCacccagtcatgatctcaggattggcagactgagccctacatcaggctcaacagagtctgcttgaaattctctccctctcccccaactcacgcGCATGCTTGCTTGCTCACTCACTCGCTCTcgcaaataaaatcttgaaaaaagaaaggtgTGCACCTGATCTTGCCCTGGGCATGACTGCAGCACTCACCCACATTCTGTTTGGCAGCCAGGAAGCGGGCGGGCTCCCTGACATTGTCGGCCAGCAGGAAGGCGCCCTCCTCCAGCACATCCAAGAGCATAGTGGCGGTGTGCACCTGCTCTGTGGCATTCATGTCCTTCCAGGACTCCAAAGCCTCTGGCCGCAGCAGGTTGTCCACTGTCTCCACCACAGCCTATGCAAATGAGGGGACGGCACTGTGATTCCCCCCACATCCTCCAGCTCCCTGGGCTGGACTCTGCCTCTGCGTACCCTCCTCTCAGCCTCCATCCCGTGTTGCGTGGGGCGTGCCCACATGATGGTGAGGGCTGCCTCACCCCCTCTTGGCCAGCAGGAACCCTCCGGGCCTCACCTTGATGTAGTCTTTGCAAGTTCTCTCCCGCTTGTGCATCTGGGAAAAGAGATGGAGGTGCTGTCAGCTTCCCTAATGCCAACACTGGCCCATCTGGGCCCTGGAAAGCTGGCTCTCCTGCAGGGCTGGGCATGAGCGAGACCTGTTCCTAAGGGACCCTCAACCCCAAGGACCTTCCAAGGGCAGCTCAGGAGGAAGATCCAGTATGCCTAGGATCAGTCCTCTCCTCTCTGACTGCCCAGCTTGGAGGTAACAGGCTGGACCCCTCTTGAGCCCTCAGGGCAATAcccgcccccaccacccctgGCCCCACTGCCGTGCCCCACCTTGTTGTAGTTCTTGCCCGCTGACTCCCGCTCAATGGGCCGCAAGGCCTGTAACTGGGCATCCAGAATATCCAGCAGCTGCTCCATCAGCTTCACGGAGGAGGACACGTCACCCGCATAGATGGAGCCTCGAGTGTGACGGGCCAGCTCGCTGGCAATGTTGGCCGCGTTCTCCCCACTCTTGATCTGTGTGAGGTGGGAGTAGGGACCCCCAGCTATCTCAGAGACCATCTTGCTTCCCACATGTTCCCTTTTCACCTGCCCAACCTGCTtggcccctctcctccctccctctctgaccccttctccctccccatccgtCTCTGTTCCCTCTGTAGACCAGGGAGGGGACCCACACAGTCCTGGCTCCCGGACCTGCCCGTTTGTCTCCCCAATTGCTCTACTGCCCCCAGTGCGCCTTGTGCCCGGCCACCCAGGGCCCAGTGTGCAAGCAAATGTGCCCATCTGGGAGGGACAGCTGCTGCTGGTACCTTCTGGGCCACCTGGTTGACCCAGGGGGAGGTGCAGTTGCTGAGGTCAGGGCCCCGGGGGTTCCAGAGCCCCAGGGCTGGTAGACACTGGAAGGAGGCAATTCCTGCAGGGACagacaggaacagagaagggagccacagggaaggagagaaagaggggccACAGCGGGGAAAGGAGATGACAGGGGGACAGATAGGTGAAGAGAGGTGAAGGAAACACGGAAGACCAGACATGAAGAGGGCCGGACAGTCAAGAGAGGCATCACTGTGAGGTGACATAAGCTACCCCTCACGGCTCCTCTTCCTTCCATCTTTGTCTCCCAGAAACGGAACTTTCTAGCAAAGTTCATCTTCAAAGCCCCTTCTCCCTTAAGCTTCTGCAGACCCTCCCCTTGGATTGCTCCACTTGGAAGCACGGGCTCCTGGCCCCACCCCGCCTGTCACTTCAGTAGCTCTCTGGGCTGCCACTGGCTGCTCCAGGGCCCGGTCCGTCTCAGCGTGAAGCCGGGGGCCCAAGTCACCTCCTGTGGGCTCCCTTCATGGTCTGCCTGGCACTGCAagaggggacagggcagggggaCTCACTGAGCTGCTCCCAGGCCCCGAGAGCTCTGCTGGGCTCTGGGAACACAGCTGCAGGTGTCGGGTGCAAGCCCTGTCCTCCTACAGCCCGCACTCTGGCAGGGGAAACAGACAGGGGTGTGGGCTGAGTGCTGGGATGTTCCCTGGCCCTTCCCTGGCCAGACTGGGTTTGGCCCCTCCCCAAGTCAGCCACAGTGAGAGGACTATAGCCTCTGTACTCACCTCGGGTCCCCTTGGGGCAGGGCCTCTCGACCAGCATGCCCTGCTGGGTGGCCGGCCACTGGACCCGCCGCACCTCTCGAGGTTCACAGAAGAGCTCTGGGGACACGTGCAGATTGGGGGCGGGGGGCCGCCGGGTGCTGGGAGCCAGGGCTGTGGCTGGAGGCAGGTCAGGTCCCAGCTGGTTGATGGCGCCCACCGGGTGTGTGGTGAGGGGCACTCGGCGGAGCGGGGTGGTGGCCGCAGGAGAGGCCGTGCTGGTGAGGGGTGTGGGTCGGGCTGTGGTGGTTGTGCTGAGAGGCGGGGAAGTGGCTGGGCCTGGAAGGGAAGAGGGTATACAAAACAGGGTCACCCCGTGCCCGGGGCCCTGCCATGGCATGCTCAGGCATGCTAGTACCTTCCCCGAAGAGGGAGGATATCCTGGTCACCACTGGGTCTGGGAGATCTCCCCtggcctctctctgtccccaagACCATCTAAAGCACCAGAAAGCAGTAAAAACTCACTTGAGTGTAGCCTGAGGTCTGAGAGCAACCAAAGAGAACCTGCCGGGAATGGGATGTGTGAACACAGCCTCCTCCCATTCTCATTCTGCTCTCATTATGGTCGCTATAACCTGGCTGGGTCTGTCCCTGTGTGGGCTTTAGTTCCCCATTATGCAAATAAGGGTGGCCTGGCTCAGGCTCTCCAGTGCCCTGGGGCTGCTCAGAGAGGGCCGCGGGCTGAGGGTGGCAGAGAGAGACTGCAGCAGGACCCTCCCCCTCAGTACCGGCGGCTGGGCTTTGTTCTGGGTCACTGATGGGAGGCTTCCACCCAGGGTTGTGGCTGAGGAAGGTTCTAGGATTAGGAGTGCACAGGCCCCCGAGGGAGGCAGTGCAACTTAAGTGGTTAGGGACACGGAGTCCAGAGTTACTCCTCAAAGGAGTAAACTAACCCCCTGCCCAGTGCCTCAATTTACCTCACGAACCGTGACAACTGAACGAGGTAATTGTGAACCGCTCAGACCAGCCTCTGTCCGGCGCTGTGCGACTCTGCCCTCCAGGGATCCCCGGGGCCACCTCCAGGTCCCAGCTCTCAGCACACGGcatgctccccccaccctggggcCCAGGCGGCAGAGTAAGGGGAAGCCGTCCCTACCCGCACTGGGGTCCGGCGGCCCGAACTCCAGGCTGTAGCGCACCACGAAATAGTTGTTCCAGACGTACAGCTGGTTGTCGCGAGGGTTGTAGTCCACGGAGGAGACGAACTGGTAGGGGTTGGGAAAGGCCAGGCTGACGGGCTCCTCGCGGTTGGCGTTGGTGTTGAAGGCGTAGTCCACGCGGTTGCCGGCCGCCTCGCTGTCGTCATCCACGTACACGGAGCGCAGCACGTACAGGACTCCGCACACCATGAAGGCGTTGGACGCCGAGCGCTTGTCGTAGCCCGTCTCCCACGTGCCCTCGAAGCGCAGCGTGTAGGGGTTGAGCTGGCTCACCACCAGGCGCCCGTTGTTGCCCTCAGTGGCGTAGATGACCCACAGCCCGTTCTCGTCCACAGCCAGGTCGATGTCCGTCTTGCCCCCCCAGCGGTAGGGCGACGTGTCGTGGTAGTTGGCCGTGTTGATGACGGTCTCCCCGCTCTTGATGCGCGTGCGCAGATCGTACTTGACAATGTTGCGCGTGCGCTCCTTGTTGTAGAAGACCGCGCCGTCGTAGACCACGAAGCCCGTGCCGTCCACGCGGTTGGGCAGGCGGTAGGTGGTGGTGTGGCGCGAGGCCACGTAGTCCTCCCACGAGGCGTACTCCGTTAGCGTGTCCGTGCGGTAGGGGATCCAGGGCATGACGTAGATACGGTCTCCCGCCTGCAGCGGGTCCTTGCACCACGCGCCAGACTGGTGTTCCGACTCGTGCGTGGACGTGGGCTCCAACACCTTCTGTAGGGTCCCTGGGCACACGAAGACTGGGCCAGGCGGGTGGGCGGGCAGGCGGGGAGGACACGGGGAGAAGAGGAGCggaggggggagagaaagaggcaagTTGGTCACGTGGCCTGGGGGAGCCAGGCTGTCCCCTCCTGCTGCTGCAGTCACGGTTGCTTGGTAGGGCTGGTGATGGGAAGGGGGTTTCCGGGCTGggacccctgccctgcccagctgcccctctccctggagaTGTCAACCCTGGAGGCCATTAAGAGCAGGGTtagtggggggtgaggggagaggtggtgcccctctttccttccctggctGCTGGAGACCCCACAGGCTGGGGATAAAGGGTTTGGCAAGAGCCCTCCCAGACTTCCTCATGTGCCTTAAGTGGGGGCGGAAAGATCCCCTCCCTGCAGCCACTCCTGGCTTTGAGGTTCCAGGGACTCAGTGCCCTGCTCCTTTGCCATCGTCACAGCCCCCTATGGAAGAGCTAGGGTCGAGGGTCCCATCCTTTACCAACCACACCAGGAtacaagattttgtttgttttctccctctccccccccaccccccccccccggcaaaAATTGTAAGGCAGAGTGATGTTTCCGTACCCACTGTGGGTGTCAGGAGTGCCCCCCATTCCAGGGTAGAGGAGGCACCCAAAGTTCCTGATGCAGcctgtgcccccccccacacacccagtACCCACGTAATCAGCAGGTGAGGAAGGGTTTTTGGAAAAGTCCAGCCCCTCCCGCAGggtgcccagccctgcccccagccagcAAGGTCTCTCATGGGGCCTGTTCAGCAGCAGACTCTGACACTGGTGcacaggggaggggggttggggacaTGGGAAAGGAAGGGGCTCCCTGGGAgagttggggaagggggaggagagctGCGTGGAGGGAAGAGAGACAAGGTGGGGGGCCTCGGCGAGGTCCTGGCTCCAAGGGAGGCACGCTGGAGACCACCTGGGAAGAAAGGGTTAGTGCTGGCGAGGAGAGAGGGGTGAGCAGAGAATTCACTCCAAGGCCCAGGCCCGACTGAGGGTCCCTCAGGGGGGCAGTCCCAGGTCCAGCTCAGAGGGGGCAAGGGAGGGAACCAGGAGCTAGGATAAAGACCCAGCCCGCCCCAGCCaggcccccccccaccctcccctgccccggaCCCCGATTTACCTGCAACCATCCCCGGCTCGGGAGGAGGGACCAAGGCAGCGCTGATGTCAGAAAGGTGGggggccccgccccacccccccattCCCTGAAAAGGAGGAAAACCTCAACTGCATCTCGTTGGCCGCCGCTGGCCTGCCCACCCTTGCCCCGTCACATCCCAGTTCCACCTGCTCTTAGCCTCCCCTTACTGACCCAGTAGGGGTCTGGACTTGGGAGTGGTGATGTCCAGATACCCCTCCATCCAGGATGGCTGGGCCTCCCTCTCACCACCCTGATGGCTAAACCCACAGACAGGCCAGGGTGAGGGTTTGCAGTGAATTCTCTGCTCCTGCTTGGCCTGTCACCAAAGCAGCTGGCCCTATGTGGAACAGGGAGGGCTGGGACCCAGTGCggggttgggaggggggcagCCCCAGTGGCAAGAGGGTTATGGACAGGCACCACTCCTCATTCCCCCACTTCAGCCTCACTCTGTGATAGGCTTCGGTGGGGGATATCTAGCCCTCCCTTCACAGCATCAGGGACAGCTaggccccaggggccccaggtgCAAAGCAGCCAGGAGCACACCCTGTtttaggagggggaggggagcctgggacCCAGAAGTGAGCAGGAACCAGAGGGATCCTGGCTTGCATCCTGGGGCTCCGTCATCTCCTTGTCCCCAATACCCTGAGGGGTTGTTGGCCTGCACCCTGTTTCCAGCACACCTGGCCTCCACCTTCTTCCTCTGTGCCCAggtctcccctctccccaagccAGGACCCCTGCCAGCTCTGTGGCCCCTGAGCAgacatgtctgtgtgtgtgagggggcagtgggaggtcTCAAAGCCTGACCTGGTCAGAAGGGTTTGGAGAAGGAAAACATGGTTAGAGGTTaccctggggaagggggagaagatgAGGAAGGGTCTGCCTGGGGCCTTTGACAGTAAGGACCCTCCCCAGCACCAAGCTCCCAacacctcctcttccctcccccctccctaccccacccttGAAGAG from Neovison vison isolate M4711 chromosome 6, ASM_NN_V1, whole genome shotgun sequence encodes:
- the ADGRL1 gene encoding adhesion G protein-coupled receptor L1 isoform X2, producing MARLAAVLWSLCITGVLVTSATQGLSRAGLPFGLMRRELACEGYPIELRCPGSDVIMVENANYGRTDDKICDADPFQMENVQCYLPDAFKIMSQRCNNRTQCVVVAGSDAFPDPCPGTYKYLEVQYDCVPYIFVCPGTLQKVLEPTSTHESEHQSGAWCKDPLQAGDRIYVMPWIPYRTDTLTEYASWEDYVASRHTTTYRLPNRVDGTGFVVYDGAVFYNKERTRNIVKYDLRTRIKSGETVINTANYHDTSPYRWGGKTDIDLAVDENGLWVIYATEGNNGRLVVSQLNPYTLRFEGTWETGYDKRSASNAFMVCGVLYVLRSVYVDDDSEAAGNRVDYAFNTNANREEPVSLAFPNPYQFVSSVDYNPRDNQLYVWNNYFVVRYSLEFGPPDPSAGPATSPPLSTTTTARPTPLTSTASPAATTPLRRVPLTTHPVGAINQLGPDLPPATALAPSTRRPPAPNLHVSPELFCEPREVRRVQWPATQQGMLVERPCPKGTRGIASFQCLPALGLWNPRGPDLSNCTSPWVNQVAQKIKSGENAANIASELARHTRGSIYAGDVSSSVKLMEQLLDILDAQLQALRPIERESAGKNYNKMHKRERTCKDYIKAVVETVDNLLRPEALESWKDMNATEQVHTATMLLDVLEEGAFLLADNVREPARFLAAKQNVVLEVTVLNTEGQVQELVFPQEYPSENSIQLSANTIKQNSRNGVVKVVFILYNNLGLFLSTENATVKLAGEAGTGGPGGASLVVNSQVIAASINKESSRVFLMDPVIFTVAHLEAKNHFNANCSFWNYSERSMLGYWSTQGCRLVESNKTHTTCACSHLTNFAVLMAHREIYQGRINELLLSVITWVGIVISLVCLAICISTFCFLRGLQTDRNTIHKNLCINLFLAELLFLVGIDKTQYEIACPIFAGLLHYFFLAAFSWLCLEGVHLYLLLVEVFESEYSRTKYYYLGGYCFPALVVGIAAAIDYRSYGTEKACWLRVDNYFIWSFIGPVSFVIVVNLVFLMVTLHKMVRSSSVLKPDSSRLDNIKSWALGAIALLFLLGLTWAFGLLFINKESVVMAYLFTTFNAFQGVFIFVFHCALQKKVHKEYSKCLRHSYCCIRSPPGGAHGSLKTSAMRSNTRYYTGTQSRIRRMWNDTVRKQTESSFMAGDINSTPTLNRGTMGNHLLTNPVLQPRGGTSPYNTLIAESVGFNPSSPPVFNSPGSYREPKHPLGGREACGMDTLPLNGNFNNSYSLRSGDFPPGDGASEPPRGRNLADAAAFEKMIISELVHNNLRGSSSGAKGPPPPEPPVPPVPGGGGEEEAGGPGGADRAEIELLYKALEEPLLLPRAQSVLYQSDLDESESCTAEDGATSRPLSSPPGRDSLYASGANLRDSPSYPDSSPEGPSEALPPPPPAPPGPPEIYYTSRPPALVARNPLQGYYQVRRPSHEGYLAAPGLEGSGPDGDGQMQLVTSL
- the ADGRL1 gene encoding adhesion G protein-coupled receptor L1 isoform X1, producing the protein MARLAAVLWSLCITGVLVTSATQGLSRAGLPFGLMRRELACEGYPIELRCPGSDVIMVENANYGRTDDKICDADPFQMENVQCYLPDAFKIMSQRCNNRTQCVVVAGSDAFPDPCPGTYKYLEVQYDCVPYKVEQKVFVCPGTLQKVLEPTSTHESEHQSGAWCKDPLQAGDRIYVMPWIPYRTDTLTEYASWEDYVASRHTTTYRLPNRVDGTGFVVYDGAVFYNKERTRNIVKYDLRTRIKSGETVINTANYHDTSPYRWGGKTDIDLAVDENGLWVIYATEGNNGRLVVSQLNPYTLRFEGTWETGYDKRSASNAFMVCGVLYVLRSVYVDDDSEAAGNRVDYAFNTNANREEPVSLAFPNPYQFVSSVDYNPRDNQLYVWNNYFVVRYSLEFGPPDPSAGPATSPPLSTTTTARPTPLTSTASPAATTPLRRVPLTTHPVGAINQLGPDLPPATALAPSTRRPPAPNLHVSPELFCEPREVRRVQWPATQQGMLVERPCPKGTRGIASFQCLPALGLWNPRGPDLSNCTSPWVNQVAQKIKSGENAANIASELARHTRGSIYAGDVSSSVKLMEQLLDILDAQLQALRPIERESAGKNYNKMHKRERTCKDYIKAVVETVDNLLRPEALESWKDMNATEQVHTATMLLDVLEEGAFLLADNVREPARFLAAKQNVVLEVTVLNTEGQVQELVFPQEYPSENSIQLSANTIKQNSRNGVVKVVFILYNNLGLFLSTENATVKLAGEAGTGGPGGASLVVNSQVIAASINKESSRVFLMDPVIFTVAHLEAKNHFNANCSFWNYSERSMLGYWSTQGCRLVESNKTHTTCACSHLTNFAVLMAHREIYQGRINELLLSVITWVGIVISLVCLAICISTFCFLRGLQTDRNTIHKNLCINLFLAELLFLVGIDKTQYEIACPIFAGLLHYFFLAAFSWLCLEGVHLYLLLVEVFESEYSRTKYYYLGGYCFPALVVGIAAAIDYRSYGTEKACWLRVDNYFIWSFIGPVSFVIVVNLVFLMVTLHKMVRSSSVLKPDSSRLDNIKSWALGAIALLFLLGLTWAFGLLFINKESVVMAYLFTTFNAFQGVFIFVFHCALQKKVHKEYSKCLRHSYCCIRSPPGGAHGSLKTSAMRSNTRYYTGTQSRIRRMWNDTVRKQTESSFMAGDINSTPTLNRGTMGNHLLTNPVLQPRGGTSPYNTLIAESVGFNPSSPPVFNSPGSYREPKHPLGGREACGMDTLPLNGNFNNSYSLRSGDFPPGDGASEPPRGRNLADAAAFEKMIISELVHNNLRGSSSGAKGPPPPEPPVPPVPGGGGEEEAGGPGGADRAEIELLYKALEEPLLLPRAQSVLYQSDLDESESCTAEDGATSRPLSSPPGRDSLYASGANLRDSPSYPDSSPEGPSEALPPPPPAPPGPPEIYYTSRPPALVARNPLQGYYQVRRPSHEGYLAAPGLEGSGPDGDGQMQLVTSL
- the ADGRL1 gene encoding adhesion G protein-coupled receptor L1 isoform X3, with the protein product MGGWGGAPHLSDISAALVPPPEPGMVAVFVCPGTLQKVLEPTSTHESEHQSGAWCKDPLQAGDRIYVMPWIPYRTDTLTEYASWEDYVASRHTTTYRLPNRVDGTGFVVYDGAVFYNKERTRNIVKYDLRTRIKSGETVINTANYHDTSPYRWGGKTDIDLAVDENGLWVIYATEGNNGRLVVSQLNPYTLRFEGTWETGYDKRSASNAFMVCGVLYVLRSVYVDDDSEAAGNRVDYAFNTNANREEPVSLAFPNPYQFVSSVDYNPRDNQLYVWNNYFVVRYSLEFGPPDPSAGPATSPPLSTTTTARPTPLTSTASPAATTPLRRVPLTTHPVGAINQLGPDLPPATALAPSTRRPPAPNLHVSPELFCEPREVRRVQWPATQQGMLVERPCPKGTRGIASFQCLPALGLWNPRGPDLSNCTSPWVNQVAQKIKSGENAANIASELARHTRGSIYAGDVSSSVKLMEQLLDILDAQLQALRPIERESAGKNYNKMHKRERTCKDYIKAVVETVDNLLRPEALESWKDMNATEQVHTATMLLDVLEEGAFLLADNVREPARFLAAKQNVVLEVTVLNTEGQVQELVFPQEYPSENSIQLSANTIKQNSRNGVVKVVFILYNNLGLFLSTENATVKLAGEAGTGGPGGASLVVNSQVIAASINKESSRVFLMDPVIFTVAHLEAKNHFNANCSFWNYSERSMLGYWSTQGCRLVESNKTHTTCACSHLTNFAVLMAHREIYQGRINELLLSVITWVGIVISLVCLAICISTFCFLRGLQTDRNTIHKNLCINLFLAELLFLVGIDKTQYEIACPIFAGLLHYFFLAAFSWLCLEGVHLYLLLVEVFESEYSRTKYYYLGGYCFPALVVGIAAAIDYRSYGTEKACWLRVDNYFIWSFIGPVSFVIVVNLVFLMVTLHKMVRSSSVLKPDSSRLDNIKSWALGAIALLFLLGLTWAFGLLFINKESVVMAYLFTTFNAFQGVFIFVFHCALQKKVHKEYSKCLRHSYCCIRSPPGGAHGSLKTSAMRSNTRYYTGTQSRIRRMWNDTVRKQTESSFMAGDINSTPTLNRGTMGNHLLTNPVLQPRGGTSPYNTLIAESVGFNPSSPPVFNSPGSYREPKHPLGGREACGMDTLPLNGNFNNSYSLRSGDFPPGDGASEPPRGRNLADAAAFEKMIISELVHNNLRGSSSGAKGPPPPEPPVPPVPGGGGEEEAGGPGGADRAEIELLYKALEEPLLLPRAQSVLYQSDLDESESCTAEDGATSRPLSSPPGRDSLYASGANLRDSPSYPDSSPEGPSEALPPPPPAPPGPPEIYYTSRPPALVARNPLQGYYQVRRPSHEGYLAAPGLEGSGPDGDGQMQLVTSL